The sequence cagtgccaaTAGAAGAttatggtggtgaatgattcactcCAAAAAATTTCTCTTATTTActacacggaaaatgaaaaataagcaCTATCTATCAGAAAGTTTTTTGACATGCcccgttttgcaagtgcgtttgtcccgttttttcacctacttctcttccaaaacctcgACGTGCTAGATttgattccatttgcttgattaattgaTGAGacttgtgtttcatttgtataagagctcccctttccaaagaggggaggggtctcaaactatgttaagaaccttcctcggccccaaattttcacgccgatcgattcagtagtttccgaatctataagggtcagacggacagaaaatcatttttatgtatatagattaaccactgagaaaagttattttgttgcccaattTAGTATTCCgttgcaagttttgcggacagtatacTCAGTATACTAGCGTCGCTTCAGAgagttgagcaaacaaacattgaaagttacatcaaaactgacactttttgtattctgttattatttttattatgtaaCGTataaatacttccacattcacaaaatacagtcaaacctacATAAGTCGATATGTAAGagaccatcgactcatgaaaatatcgatataaggaatagaaaatccttggaaagctctttgcagggaccatcacagtaacacAGATAATATTGtatttaatataaaaaaataatttcaagggtcaagagaagacaatgtgagccacccaccgcgagtttgcatcggtgatgacgaaatcgaggtggtagaagaatgtgtgtacttgggctcattggtgactgccgaaaatgataccagcagagaaattcggagacgcatagtggctggaaatcgtacgtactttggactccgcaagacgcacAGTGCTTtgtcccttggacaaaaatgtaaaaatcgactctcgTATTTAGTCGAATCACGTAGACCatgatattaaaatatgtttcaattatGCTGTATGCGCATTAGTATCTTTGTGAGGTCACTGGGATGATCAAAACAATTCGTGTTTGTAAACATTTCCATCGCTAGAAGTGGATGATTTATCACCTGTTAGCGAAAAGCatctccaggacaatttggagatcttaaaacatctcatatgcttgtatttgagacgtaagtaAAAGACTAATAttcagaagacaaaattaggTTGAAACCGcagctggggacatcgtggaagccttggttgattcggtagaccatttgattcaaactccaggacaatttggagatcttataacacctcatatgttatgttttgagacgcaagtgacaTCATGGAGGTTTtgggttgattcgatagaccatttgattttaacttggaagaaaaaatgaagtggatactagatcgaaaaaaaaactcgttgctaagaaaaacgacaacaaaacaaatgtcatttcatgtttaaatgtgtttgttattgtccaaaggtAGCCTAGCCTAGTAGGctagaaatttgaatatatcgacatagggatagagaatcctgaacaaagTTTGACCAGAACaaatcgagatagagagatatcgagataaggAGGCTATCAAGATGTAAAAAGCAAAAATGtttgtagattgaagggaccgaaaAAAATATCGACATAGGGGAAAACTTCTAGATATAGAACAACGAGATGTATAGAGTACACTGTATTTCGCTTTTCATTTAATGTAACATTATACTTACGGAGCAGAATACACAATTTCTAACCAAACCCATAACTGTACCGTCCACCCTATAGAATAAACTTCATTCATACATATAGACACCAAACGACACACAATGAAGTCGTCATATCTGCTTGTGATTCATTCATGAACggtataaaaaaaagttaaattcATCTTATAGGAATAAACAGTGTCGGATTTTTGGGAACGGCCGGGGCATGGTCCCGAGCATCACACAACCTTGGGTACCAAAACCCACCATTGTTATTCGTCGCTTGCATATTTGTGTGCATTCCGAGGAAAGCACATACTGTTGGGAAAACgttaaatccggccctgggaaCACGCGTCGTTCTCAGTTTATCCAAATCTTTTTGATGTTCAGTACGAGCCTCGCCGTCCTGCCGTAAGCTTCACGGCAATCAAAATAACCTGGGAGCGACATTATGCAACGTTGTGCTATCATATGGCTCTTAGTCGCTTGCAGCTTCACTCGGGCGGCAAATATTTTGTACATAGATGCAGTGGCATCGCCAAGCCATTTCATTTGGTGAGTGTTCTGTATATCAAATCAACGAAGTGTTATGTGCCGTCCAGAcaacgagctatatcacttCACATAGAGTAACTGGACATCAATGTTCGTACATCTAGTTTTTTACTGGAGATCATGGTTTTTAAAAATCGCTCTAAGTAGATaaagaacaacgataaaagagagacgAGAATTGTTTCGAATCATTACAACCCATGACAACAAGTTTATCGAACtaaatatttcattcatttgaaaatatttcaaactaTTGGGCTTCAGATTCATACAAGAAGTTGTCGAACAttggaaataaatttgaatcactAAATATATTAGTCTCAGCTAGTAAAAtagttttatttcaaattttaggcACAGAGCATTGATACATGCATTGGCAGCAAAAGGACATAATGTAACGGCTTTGAGCGTCGATATTGAAGATAAACCAGTTCAAAACGTGACATACATTAAATTGGAAGGTGTTTATGAGAGTTTGCTCTCCCAAGAAAAAGACTCACtggaaatgaacttttttgaaatgGAAGATATGAACACATTATCCCTATTATACATGTTCAGTAAATTTAAAGTACTCTGTTGCgaatttacattgaaaacaAAAGGTTTGAAGGATTTGCTGAGTTATCCGCAAGACTTCAAGTTTGATTTAATCATCTCTGATTATCTGAACGGACCATGCGTGTCTTCTGTTGCGCAACACAGATTTGGAAGACCCCCACTGATTGGGGCAACTGCCTTTCACGTACTCACCACAACAACTTCAATAACCGGTGCATATTCGTATTCCGCTTCTGTACCCAACCACGAGTTCAACCATCCCCAGGAAATGAGCTATTGTGCGCGGTTCGAAAACGTTGTATACCATCATTTTGAGGAGCTTTTGAAAGTTTATCACATGCTACCGCAAATAGATAAAATAGTGCGCAACCAGTTTCCAGATATTCCGTACGTTGGAGATTTGGAGAAGGAAACCCGAATTGTTCTTCTGAACTCAAATCCAGTTATTCAGTATTCGGAATCAACGATGCCAAACGTTGTCTCTGTAGGCGGAATGCAGATTGTCAAATCGAAGGAGCTCCCTGACGACCTGAAGAAAGTGGTTGAAAATGCTAAAAACGGAGCTATTCTATTTTCGATCGGCACTAACGTTCGTAGCGATATGCTTGGAGACGAGAGGTTAATCGAGATTTTGAACGCCATGGGTCACTTTCCAGAGTAtcaatttttatggaaatttgaatCCGATAAAATGCCTATTGAAGTGCCAAAGAATGTGTACATTCGGAAGTGGATGCCCCAGAACGACTTACTGGCTCATCCAAATCTCAAATTATTTATCACCCACAGCGGACTGCTTAGTACACAGGAAGCGATTTGGAATGGTGTTCCAATTATTGGATTTCCAGTGTTTTCCGACCAGCATCAAAATATCAATTACTGTGTTCAGCAAGGCGTAGGGAAAAGACTATCTCTGAAGAATGTGAAAAGCAAAGAGCTTGTCGATGCTATCAAGGAGGTGATGGAGAATGGACGGTAGGTGAAATAGTTTGAATCCAATAATCGCATTACTCACTAATAGTATAATGTCTGTTACCCACAGCTATCGTGAAAACATGTCTGAACTTTCGAAACTTTTTCGCGATCAAAAGGAAACACCTCTTGAGCGCGCTGTCTGGTGGGTGGAGTGGGTTCTACGAAATCCTACTACCAAAGTTCTACAGTCTAATGCAGTTCGGCTATCATGGTTTGTGAAATATTCGTTCGATGTGATTGTTCCCTTATTGTTGGCAGTTTTCATGGTGCTGTCAATTTCAGCTAAGGTTGTCAAAAACATGCTGCATTCTAAGAGGACGCATAATAAAGTGAAAggagaataatttttgacagatTCGCGTGTAcaataaattgaaaaacaatgttttgcaTACATATGAATATCATATCCTCTGGACATTTTCTTGATGACTGGTAATAGAAGTATGACAATCACGTTCGAGTCCACAAATAACTGCCACAATGGCCAGCCTCACTTGCTTTTTTGATGGATCAAATGTCAAttaattgaatctgttaaaaATCGTATCCGGACTGTTTTCAACATACAATAAACAAAAGGCACGAAGGTTCATCAACTCCATCGTAGTCCCCGGCGCAATTGTAATGCACATTAGTGTTCGCGCGAAATCAAAAAAGCTTACGTTGTCTGTGTTATGTGATTACATTGACCAAAATGGAAtttctataacttttttattttttaggcagtttcaaaagataatttaatcatctttcaggacgTTATCTAAGATTGATTATATGTGAGCGGGTTGATTTTgtgaaaaagggtacaaaaacggtgattttttacgcttattttacttatatctgaaaatcataccaatttTGAACTGCATCTTATCAAAAACGTTAGTTAGGTTAGTCTAGAACTTGGGTGCCAGATGGTGACATACTTATATGAAATCATTATTAAACTCAAGAtgttccgatatatggaattttctacattgtaaatattcctgtcgcacaaatttttaatttgttaaaaaacatGTGTTTAGCAAAGTTAATCTGGTGGGAATAAACTGTCTTATGACGGAAAAAAATacatatgcaagaatattgcaagcacACTAGCGCTGCCCTATTTTACAATAGTATTTTACAATAGGGTGGCGCTAGTgtgcttgcaatattcttgcatgtttgaaataATTGCTCTAGCTTGAGATCCTCcgtacctacacccaagttgaattctccaggattttcttggatgacctaaaacatattctgtgaacgcattctattatttgcatcGATGtagcaggttgaatacaaagaaattttttggtagactctaccacaacattcatgtttgccaaaaatacTGTAATCATCAATATACgtcagatctcacatggaacaatatactcaagtATATAGggtcccccagacctaagcgatttcatcgccgcgacggcgacaactagtcgccgcgattctatcgttgggtcactgcaggcaatgttctatttacgcttccataccaacggcgacagaatcgctgtcgccaagcgatagaatcgcgttgcgactgtcgcgtcgcgtgtgtttgggggaaccttataACTGTGCACTAGCGTCGCAATGaatgaactgagtcgatcgatattggtgctttgatgttgcatgaagaagaagaagcagaaagatgataatcgaaaaaatctccaaggGAAATcatacggagaagtttttaaaacttttctCAAAAAtcctagaagcaatttaattaaaaacggtaagcagtacggggttggacagTATGGGAAGTTACCAAGCCTGCtttgttgacggccgctcgaccagatctttactgtacagcaaatcctttaaaaatgccgtgaataccaggtcccaacgcaccatctgttcattgatttcaaggcggcatatgacagtgtagaccgcgtagagctatggaaaattatggacgagaacagcttccctgggatgcttaccagactgatcaaagcaacggtaaatggtgtgcaaaactgtgtgaagatttcggttCGTTCGCATCGCAtcacactccagttcgttcgcaTCGCCTCGGGGActaaggtgatggactttcgtgcctgttgttcaacattgtgctagaacagcggttctcaaccttctTGATGAGTGGTACCCCTTGAAGCTTTGTCATGCCTCGAGGTACCCCTTAAGATTTGGTTTTCTAGAAATTCAAACTTTGGTCGAAATCGTCGCGTAATTCTTGATTTACGTGCAAATGCAATAGAATTTTTACTTAACTGCATTGTTTACTTAAATGTAATTCTAAAACATATTTGAACTGTTCGTTATTCAGAGATATTCCTCTACCTTAAAATTTATTCTCAGTCTCCACTAAAACTTCAAAACTTCAcgagtttttgtatttcgacAGAGctgttgaaatttgaaaataattatttgtcgattatccagctttttacgagtTGGTGCCATAAtactttgaatcaccccttttgacacATGCTGTGTCCACTATAATATTTGTAGATAGATCTTAGCAATCGGTGATTCGTTGATTTTTTGTAAACATCGTTAAActatcattattttattttgagttGAGCATGTCTTCAAACTTTGGTTTAATATTTTGTCCATTAAAATATACCTACTATTAATTTGTACCTTATTTAGGTATCCGTGAACATGTAAGCTTGGCTAGTGCCTGTGGCAGTGTGacatgcatttaaatgaatgagCTATTGAGCTTATTTCAAGGCTTTCTTGTATTATTTCTACAATAGTACAATACTAGGAGACACGCGTTCCATGTCATACTATTATCTATGGTTTCATCTATCGTACAGATTTGTGAATGAGATCATTATCTCATCTAAAATATAAGGTGCTACTTGAATGATCGTCTCGATGTCGGCCCTTTTCTGACTTAATTTACTGACAAAATACAATTGAATAAGTACAATGACTCTATTACTAATTAGTCGAATTAGGGGAGATCTACCGGGAGAATCTACCATATCGTAAAATACGAGGATTAGATAACGTGTACTTAAAATGTGTACTCGACTGAGGTCAGTTATATTTCGATAGAATCTAACTATGGTCCTCCCCTATGATTCCAGAGCCAGCACCGCAAAAACTTTAACCTCGGCTAGGATTAAGAATGAATAGCTGCAGAGGGTTTGATCGCAGAAGCACGGTAAGGGAGTCTCGGATTGCCCGTAGAACCATGAACGATCCAAAAACACAGGcgttccatcgttcacatcgttcAATGTTGTAACAGACAAATTTATTGACATCATTCTGCGTAGCTCTTAGAACATTTTCATATTCATAAAATGGAAAACCTAAAATAGAAGAATGATTAGCAGTTTTATAGAAAATGATGATGCGTGAGTTTCCTTGTTGTTTATAAATAAACAACCTAAAAAATCTCGATGGTAACGGGGAAGAGTGACACTCTATTGCAAGGCTACCGAGATATGATTATGAATTcagttcacagcatatgtcaaaTTCGGTTCACTCCTTGttaatttatggctagcgtaaaaagctggataacaATATCCTTCACTTCTTTCCAAATTCATCCTTTtcataggaggctcggagacccataatcttctatacaatcaactcgacgaaccaacacccaaccggcggttgttagattttctaacaattctgtataagaatctaacaaaacctgtataagaactgggcatatgcgaaattgttagatttttatacaaaaaatgtaagctctcaaacaaatattgttagaaaagcttacaaaattgttagattcttatacagaattgttagaaaatctaacaaccgctggttgggtgaagctattgtctgtttgtccatgtttatgtgtttgtgcatatgaggtcagtgttgggaaatgtacgtTAAAACACtctgaatatttacattttatccagtcAAATTTCATGCCCAAACAAAGCGAAACAGTTTGCAAAAGaaaatgtacgcgacatcgtgaaatttttttttcgccgatgaagcaaactgtttgtttgctgctacgttagagtcgtgccggagtgcggtcagcatttgcatgagattttttgtttcggctcgtgcgcagcgcaaacagcacagaatcgagtttaattaccAGTGGCGCAAAGCCTATAAGGAGTGCTATCCGTAGGTATACTGATTTATTCGTTCTTATCTCTAAAACGAGCAaggagtaatgaaatgaatttttcccaccaaaaacggttatacgttgtgaaattattgtacgaaaacattaatcGTGGGGGGAGAAAATAATAaactgactgtcgtctgcttggcgtgGCTACTGCTGCGGCTGTCattgttttgttattatttttttgcatggaagaatgaatggtaaaaagaaatgtcaaccattcccgtccctggCAGGCAtgcaaacatttttgtcaaattttcttcctcaaccgacttcaattgagtgtataaaacagctgctatggacaaTATGCACCGGTcacgcccttacagtcaatttaggattaggacaGGAAAATGAGTTTGACATTATAAGAGACatgaggaatgctctgcatctctatgagcgccacgggaaaggaatcggtagtttgttgaaaaaataattcatgtgaagccaccttggtaagcaTCCAACGCAAAATCAATGCGCTTTGTATAATAATAAAGTTTTTCTTAGCGGTGGCTAGTCTGAGtcatacagtagacgttcgatagcTGCAAGTCATTAAATTGCAATGATTCTTAACTGtgattcgatagttgcaacagttttgcatttatcggaccgctaaacttcaaaactatgtcaaattcaatgacagctgcattacgctgcacaatcagatgcacttttatttcatctgacgtcgattgacaacctaAAATAcgtcgaacggcattcgctaactgaaaagTTAACATGTtgtagttatcgaacggctactgtatatgattgactaaaataaattagaaatttactataaaaaattaggaaattgccaataaagaaatcagaaatcgagcaataaataaatataaaatttccacgaataatgcaaaatttccacaaataattggaaattttccacaaaaaaaaatcagtcttTAATTCAACATtgatattttattttgctgtcGTAGGGTAAAGGATGTCTTTTGGACCACCCCACAATAggaaaaaggaggtatttttggccaaaattatgaatcctgcaataaatggtggtattaatcataaaaacatagatagaaacgaaaaatatttttttcgagccTTTAATGGGGTATGGGACCAATTTTtggcatagtatcgattttagtcatattctacaaaaccaacggaattttgtcactttttggcttgcaataagcccgcttgatgctggataaaatactaCTGGTCATATAAAGGGTTTtactgtatattcgtgtcacagacaaatggacgcaacaaAGTTTTCCTTAATTGATGAAAAAAGCACTATtagcttctggtgttgaaaataaaatgaataaaactgaTTAAATCAGCAAAGGAGagtagaacagattcaattagcgtcatattgtgacatcaacgaaatggaatttcatttatttgatatttccataagatttctttcataaataTAAAAACGTATTGTGACAAGGAGTTATTTAACACACTACTCATCCACCACTTTATGACACGTTATGATTAAATCTTTAATTCGCTTCTAttatgtagtaatgtcaaaattgtaaattttgaaccccTTCCCTTCTACTGCGTGACGCTTTTTATGTGTtagttgattttttcttgaattaggcgcaacgttaagacataaccctcccccttcaaatgttatgtaaattgtgttcaTCACCATTttcaattaaagtggcattattgagtaacttagatgaaaattgaaaagaagaagtttaccaaaataTCTGATTAATCCCAATGGAACAACGatctctgacgaatgaaactcgttgcgagtgaatcggttgagtgtaagtgcctaaaaaatagttaagataatttttgctcacacacatacagacattaacatacacgtacacacagacatcacctcactTCGTCGAACTGAGacgatcggtatacaacactatgagtgtttggacgtttttttaatgtttttggagcaatcatatagcttctacgtatacttagtacacgagaaaggcaaaaataggcattttaaaaaaatcatgtatcttacaaagttgtgaatttgggcagaattttattcatggtcctcaaagcttaaaCGTTCAATAGTATAGTGCATtatgttttactgcggggtattgcggggtaccaaactgttttgttcgttaaaaactgcgtaaaatatgcttttacaaaactacttaaaactaaattctggacggagctattattacattatcaagcctattgcatagatctgcttaagagctttgtaacgatatataaatatgttacttttgagacgaaaatatggcaaagctgcccgttttcccaaaaaacgtaaaaatgtcTAGAAGGGCCAGCTGGAACGACCCCCACCctccctaaaaaatctaaaatatagaaaccgtcctgattataaaaatataggttataagctgtgtattcgTCACATTTCACTCgctcaaatcgaaaattggcctgTTGGTAGTTTTGGGCCactcctttatatggggctgtcctattgtgcacCCTTACGGAGGAAGTtgctcagtggtccaaaatatgagccgtcgaactggtggtccaaaatacctcccttaccctatatgattacatttacactttGAGCCTGGCgtattgagtcggatcactttgAAAAAATAGGATAGAATGCTCAAAGATATTTATCTTTTTCCGTTGGACATTTATAGCAAAACACTGCAATGATGAACTCTAATTataagaaaaatcactttaataaagtttaaaaaaaaatataacaaa comes from Armigeres subalbatus isolate Guangzhou_Male chromosome 2, GZ_Asu_2, whole genome shotgun sequence and encodes:
- the LOC134215339 gene encoding UDP-glucuronosyltransferase 2B20-like; its protein translation is MQRCAIIWLLVACSFTRAANILYIDAVASPSHFIWHRALIHALAAKGHNVTALSVDIEDKPVQNVTYIKLEGVYESLLSQEKDSLEMNFFEMEDMNTLSLLYMFSKFKVLCCEFTLKTKGLKDLLSYPQDFKFDLIISDYLNGPCVSSVAQHRFGRPPLIGATAFHVLTTTTSITGAYSYSASVPNHEFNHPQEMSYCARFENVVYHHFEELLKVYHMLPQIDKIVRNQFPDIPYVGDLEKETRIVLLNSNPVIQYSESTMPNVVSVGGMQIVKSKELPDDLKKVVENAKNGAILFSIGTNVRSDMLGDERLIEILNAMGHFPEYQFLWKFESDKMPIEVPKNVYIRKWMPQNDLLAHPNLKLFITHSGLLSTQEAIWNGVPIIGFPVFSDQHQNINYCVQQGVGKRLSLKNVKSKELVDAIKEVMENGRYRENMSELSKLFRDQKETPLERAVWWVEWVLRNPTTKVLQSNAVRLSWFVKYSFDVIVPLLLAVFMVLSISAKVVKNMLHSKRTHNKVKGE